In one window of Flavobacterium ginsengisoli DNA:
- a CDS encoding substrate-binding domain-containing protein, translated as MITDPKKFNIEKGIAYISVSDRILGHFLEQCKEKDYEPGKDVGFLSYNETPMKKFIYKGISVVSTDFKELGTKAAAFITHDEETQCYVPTKLIIRESL; from the coding sequence GTGATTACGGATCCAAAAAAGTTCAATATCGAGAAAGGAATTGCATATATCAGTGTAAGCGACCGAATTTTGGGACACTTTTTAGAACAGTGCAAAGAGAAAGATTATGAACCAGGGAAAGACGTTGGATTTTTATCTTATAACGAAACCCCAATGAAAAAGTTTATATACAAAGGAATTTCGGTTGTTTCAACTGATTTTAAAGAACTAGGAACCAAAGCAGCGGCATTTATCACGCATGACGAAGAAACGCAGTGTTATGTGCCAACAAAATTAATAATAAGAGAATCATTATAG